In Ignavibacteriales bacterium, the following proteins share a genomic window:
- a CDS encoding 4Fe-4S binding protein, with protein MLLIEILPNKCDYCGCCVGICPEDAIELQESSIKIIEELCTNCSKCVWSCPIEVLVFNKEKASGIKSGS; from the coding sequence TTGTTATTGATTGAAATTCTACCAAATAAATGCGATTACTGTGGCTGCTGTGTTGGCATTTGTCCGGAAGATGCCATTGAGCTGCAGGAATCTTCAATAAAAATAATTGAAGAGTTATGTACAAATTGTTCTAAATGCGTTTGGAGTTGCCCAATTGAAGTTTTAGTATTTAATAAAGAGAAAGCGAGCGGAATTAAAAGTGGATCCTAA
- the hisA gene encoding 1-(5-phosphoribosyl)-5-[(5-phosphoribosylamino)methylideneamino]imidazole-4-carboxamide isomerase: MIVIPAIDIFQNKIVRLRQGEFDKIEYYPNSPLHQARIFDEFGFEWLHLVDLLGSKSGEISVKDLIGEIKSETNLKIEFGGGVRNSENVSELLSLGVDKVIIGSLSIQNKNEFVKITEKFDVEKIIVAADVKNEKVVIKGWTEQTSISIFDHIEYCKEIGVVTFLCTDISTDGMLTGANRTLYEKILKKEPGIKLIASGGIKDLQDVIAVKNTNIFGVVIGKAIYENKIDLKELVKIGK, from the coding sequence ATGATAGTAATTCCAGCAATAGACATATTTCAAAACAAAATTGTCCGTCTTCGGCAAGGAGAATTTGACAAAATTGAATACTATCCAAATTCGCCATTACACCAGGCAAGGATTTTTGATGAATTCGGATTTGAGTGGTTGCACCTGGTTGATCTTCTTGGTTCAAAATCCGGAGAAATATCTGTTAAAGATTTAATTGGAGAAATAAAATCTGAAACCAATTTAAAGATTGAGTTTGGAGGTGGAGTTAGAAATAGTGAAAATGTTTCTGAACTTTTATCTTTGGGAGTTGATAAAGTAATTATCGGTTCTCTATCTATTCAAAATAAAAATGAGTTTGTAAAGATTACTGAAAAATTTGATGTTGAAAAAATTATTGTTGCCGCAGATGTTAAAAACGAAAAAGTAGTTATAAAAGGTTGGACAGAGCAAACATCTATCTCCATCTTTGATCATATAGAATATTGTAAAGAAATTGGAGTAGTAACTTTTTTGTGTACAGATATATCAACAGATGGAATGTTGACAGGTGCAAACAGAACACTTTATGAGAAAATTCTTAAGAAAGAACCGGGAATTAAATTAATTGCTTCCGGTGGCATTAAAGATTTACAAGATGTAATTGCTGTAAAAAACACAAATATATTTGGCGTTGTAATTGGAAAAGCAATCTATGAAAATAAGATTGATTTGAAGGAGCTGGTAAAAATTGGTAAGTAA
- the hisG gene encoding ATP phosphoribosyltransferase produces MENGNLKLALQKKGRLSDKSLELLRHCGLDIETYSERLIVSARNFKIDLLFLRDDDIPEYVQDGVADIGIVGEDVLFEKQAEVIINEKLGFGRCRLMIAAPNDSVPDSIKALSGKTIATSYPNILKKYLNENLINAKVIEISGSVEIAPSLGVADLICDIVSTGTTLMMNKLKKSFVVFDSEAVLISNKSLKEDDEKFQTLNNLLIRIRSVLLAKNSKYLMMNVPKESLTEIINVIPSLKSPTVLSLADGNSLAVHAVIPSDQFWKIVGDLKNAGASGILLLPIENMII; encoded by the coding sequence ATGGAAAATGGAAATCTTAAATTAGCACTTCAGAAAAAAGGCAGGCTTTCGGATAAATCTCTTGAACTTCTTAGACATTGCGGCTTGGATATAGAAACTTATTCGGAAAGATTGATAGTTTCTGCGCGTAACTTTAAAATTGATTTACTTTTCCTCCGCGATGATGATATACCTGAATACGTTCAGGATGGTGTAGCTGATATTGGTATTGTTGGTGAAGATGTTTTATTTGAAAAGCAGGCGGAAGTTATAATTAATGAAAAACTTGGATTTGGAAGATGCCGGTTGATGATTGCAGCACCGAATGATTCCGTTCCGGATTCAATTAAGGCATTGTCCGGAAAAACAATTGCCACATCTTATCCAAACATTTTAAAAAAATATTTAAACGAAAACTTAATTAATGCTAAAGTAATTGAAATCAGTGGATCGGTGGAAATTGCTCCTTCGCTTGGTGTGGCTGACCTGATTTGTGATATTGTTTCCACCGGTACAACCTTAATGATGAATAAACTTAAAAAATCATTTGTTGTTTTTGATTCTGAAGCTGTTTTAATTTCCAATAAAAGTTTAAAAGAAGATGACGAAAAATTCCAAACGCTTAACAATCTTTTAATAAGAATCCGTTCGGTTTTATTAGCCAAAAATTCTAAATACCTGATGATGAATGTACCTAAAGAATCACTTACAGAAATAATTAATGTTATTCCTTCGCTAAAAAGTCCAACTGTACTTAGCTTAGCTGATGGTAATTCTCTGGCGGTTCATGCGGTTATTCCATCGGATCAGTTCTGGAAGATAGTTGGTGACCTGAAAAATGCCGGAGCATCAGGAATTCTTTTATTACCTATTGAGAATATGATAATATGA
- the hisD gene encoding histidinol dehydrogenase: MKTYELKNLNPEEREKLLKRPAINLDDTLSIVKPILSDIKENGLQAALKYAELYDGFSSDDILVSTKEFESAEINLDEKIKDAIKSAARNIEFFHRNQIPKDYEVEMMPGVRCSREFRAIQNVGLYIPGGNAVLPSTMLMLGIPAKLAGCKRIVVCSPAKDGKINNALLFAAKLIGINEFYKLGGAQAIGLMAYGDANFKKVDKIFGPGNQYVTAAKLLVSIDLSGCTIDMPAGPSEVLIIADESANPAFIAADLLSQAEHGSDSQVILISNSSLIIQQVQVEIAEQIKGLSRQKFAADSLNSSFSLLVENIDDAFLFSNEYAPEHLILHINMAENYKMNVINAGSIFLGEYSPESAGDYASGTNHSLPTYGYAKSISGVSVENFMKSISFQKLTRRGLKGLANTVETLAEVEMLGAHKNAVTIRIKKND, from the coding sequence ATGAAAACTTACGAACTTAAAAACCTGAATCCTGAAGAGCGGGAAAAACTACTTAAACGACCGGCAATAAATCTTGATGACACGTTAAGTATTGTTAAACCAATTCTAAGCGACATAAAAGAAAATGGATTGCAAGCTGCATTAAAGTACGCTGAACTTTATGATGGCTTTTCTTCAGACGATATTCTTGTTTCAACTAAAGAATTTGAATCTGCAGAAATTAACCTGGACGAAAAAATTAAAGATGCTATAAAATCAGCGGCACGCAATATTGAATTTTTCCATCGTAATCAAATTCCAAAAGATTATGAAGTTGAAATGATGCCCGGAGTTCGCTGTTCAAGAGAATTCAGAGCAATTCAGAATGTAGGTTTGTACATTCCTGGTGGTAACGCTGTTCTTCCTTCAACAATGCTTATGCTTGGTATTCCAGCAAAGCTTGCTGGTTGCAAAAGAATTGTTGTCTGTTCACCGGCAAAAGATGGTAAAATAAATAATGCTTTACTTTTTGCAGCCAAGTTAATTGGAATAAATGAATTTTATAAACTTGGCGGAGCGCAGGCAATTGGATTGATGGCTTACGGAGATGCCAACTTCAAAAAAGTTGATAAAATATTTGGTCCTGGGAATCAGTACGTAACAGCGGCAAAACTTCTTGTAAGTATTGATTTATCCGGTTGCACAATAGATATGCCCGCTGGTCCAAGTGAAGTTTTAATAATTGCTGATGAAAGTGCAAACCCGGCTTTTATTGCTGCCGATCTGCTTTCGCAGGCAGAGCATGGAAGTGATTCCCAAGTAATTCTCATCAGTAATTCGTCTTTAATTATTCAGCAGGTTCAAGTTGAGATTGCTGAGCAAATAAAAGGTTTATCACGTCAAAAATTTGCTGCTGATTCCCTCAATTCATCTTTCTCCTTACTTGTTGAAAATATTGATGATGCATTTTTGTTTTCAAATGAATATGCTCCTGAGCATTTAATCCTTCATATTAATATGGCGGAAAATTATAAAATGAATGTGATTAATGCCGGCTCAATATTTCTGGGAGAGTACTCACCGGAAAGCGCTGGCGATTATGCTTCAGGAACAAATCACTCATTACCGACTTATGGTTATGCAAAATCAATTAGCGGCGTTTCAGTAGAGAATTTTATGAAATCAATAAGTTTTCAAAAATTAACAAGAAGAGGCTTGAAGGGATTAGCAAATACAGTAGAAACTTTAGCGGAAGTGGAAATGCTTGGTGCGCACAAAAATGCTGTTACAATAAGGATAAAGAAAAATGATTGA
- the hisF gene encoding imidazole glycerol phosphate synthase subunit HisF: MVSKRIIPCLDVKDGIVVKGTNFVNLVEAGDAVDLAKRYVLEGADELVFLDITASVEKRKILIHLVEEVARAIQIPFTVGGGITDLYDIENLLKAGADKVSLNSSIVKDPSLISRAAKQVGSQAVVAAIDVKSVNGKYKVFVKGGREETELEGFEWCWRAADLGAGEILLTSMDKDGTKSGYDNIFLKKLKELVSIPVIASGGAGRKEDFLDTFRKTDVDACLAASLFHFDILKIRDLKNYLNENNIKVRL; this comes from the coding sequence TTGGTAAGTAAAAGAATCATCCCTTGCCTTGATGTTAAAGATGGAATTGTTGTAAAAGGAACAAACTTTGTCAATCTTGTAGAAGCCGGAGATGCAGTTGATTTAGCAAAAAGATATGTTCTGGAAGGTGCAGATGAATTAGTATTCCTGGATATAACTGCTTCGGTGGAGAAAAGAAAAATATTAATTCATCTTGTAGAAGAAGTTGCACGCGCTATTCAAATTCCATTTACAGTTGGTGGTGGCATTACTGATTTATACGATATTGAAAATTTATTAAAAGCCGGCGCTGATAAAGTATCATTAAATTCTTCTATTGTTAAAGATCCTTCGTTAATTTCCAGAGCCGCAAAGCAAGTTGGCAGCCAGGCTGTAGTTGCTGCTATTGATGTTAAATCAGTTAATGGTAAGTATAAAGTATTTGTTAAAGGTGGAAGAGAGGAAACAGAATTGGAAGGTTTTGAATGGTGCTGGCGTGCAGCCGATTTAGGTGCTGGAGAAATTCTTTTAACTTCGATGGATAAAGATGGAACCAAAAGTGGATATGACAATATATTTCTTAAAAAATTGAAAGAGTTGGTAAGCATTCCGGTCATCGCAAGCGGTGGAGCTGGAAGAAAGGAGGATTTCCTGGATACATTTAGAAAAACAGATGTTGATGCATGTCTTGCTGCAAGCCTTTTCCATTTTGATATTTTGAAAATAAGAGATTTGAAAAATTACTTGAATGAAAATAATATTAAAGTCAGATTATAA
- the hisH gene encoding imidazole glycerol phosphate synthase subunit HisH yields MIALIDYGAGNTASVANALRTLKQEFILTNSEVEICKADKAIFPGVGEASYAIRQLHKYNLINLLRIIKRPILGICLGMQLLADYSKEGNVSCLGIIPGIIEKFDSSKVTVPHMGWNEVFQIKKSPLFDGIKDGEFFYFAHSYLFSLGESTTSKTNHGIDFSASVEKENYFGVQFHPEKSGDAGLRVLKNFIEL; encoded by the coding sequence ATGATTGCGCTGATTGATTACGGAGCGGGAAATACGGCTTCGGTGGCTAATGCACTTAGAACTCTAAAACAGGAATTTATTCTAACCAATAGTGAGGTGGAAATTTGCAAAGCAGATAAAGCAATCTTTCCTGGTGTGGGAGAAGCATCGTATGCTATCAGACAGTTGCATAAATATAATTTGATCAACCTTCTCCGGATAATCAAACGCCCCATCCTTGGTATATGTCTTGGTATGCAGTTGCTGGCAGATTATTCTAAAGAAGGAAATGTTTCTTGTCTCGGAATAATTCCAGGCATAATTGAAAAGTTTGATTCTTCAAAAGTAACAGTTCCACATATGGGTTGGAACGAAGTATTTCAAATCAAAAAAAGTCCGTTGTTCGATGGAATAAAGGATGGAGAATTCTTTTACTTTGCACATTCCTATTTATTTTCTTTAGGTGAAAGTACAACTTCTAAAACAAATCATGGAATCGATTTTTCTGCTTCAGTCGAAAAGGAAAATTACTTCGGTGTGCAGTTTCATCCGGAAAAATCTGGTGATGCAGGATTAAGAGTTCTAAAGAATTTTATTGAATTATGA
- the hisIE gene encoding bifunctional phosphoribosyl-AMP cyclohydrolase/phosphoribosyl-ATP diphosphatase HisIE, with translation MIELEQLNFVKLNGLIPAIVTDNRNDKILMLGFMNKESLQKTIETKLVTFYSRTRKSLWVKGETSGNYLRLVDIKADCDNDSLLVSALTDGPTCHTGDYSCFNLEKTESLEFLTTLFNLIKKRKVDLPPNSYTTKLFEDGENRIIQKVGEEAIETVIAAKNHDKKEIINEVSDLIYHLFVMLANQEIEISDIVKNLQDRHIK, from the coding sequence ATGATTGAATTAGAACAACTCAATTTTGTAAAATTAAACGGACTAATACCGGCAATAGTAACCGATAATAGAAACGATAAAATTCTAATGCTAGGATTTATGAATAAGGAATCCTTACAAAAAACTATTGAAACAAAACTGGTTACGTTTTACAGCCGAACAAGGAAATCCCTTTGGGTAAAAGGAGAAACCTCTGGAAATTATCTTAGGCTGGTTGATATTAAAGCTGATTGCGATAACGATTCGCTGCTTGTTTCTGCGCTGACAGATGGTCCAACTTGCCACACAGGAGATTATTCTTGTTTTAATTTGGAAAAAACTGAATCGCTTGAATTCCTAACAACTCTTTTTAATTTGATTAAAAAAAGAAAAGTTGATCTTCCCCCAAATTCATATACGACTAAATTGTTTGAGGATGGCGAGAACAGAATCATTCAAAAAGTCGGGGAGGAAGCAATTGAAACGGTTATAGCGGCTAAGAATCACGATAAGAAAGAAATAATAAATGAAGTGTCTGACCTGATCTATCATCTCTTTGTTATGCTTGCAAATCAGGAAATAGAAATTTCTGATATTGTAAAGAATCTGCAGGACCGTCATATTAAATGA
- the hisC gene encoding histidinol-phosphate transaminase yields MIENLVRENIRKLKPYTSARDQYSEGILLDANENGLGTTVEEFAFLELNRYPDPHQKELKKAVGNYYNIQKESLFFGVGSDEIIDLLIRIFCEPTKDKAMILDPTYGMYKVACDINNVETISIDLNPDFQIDLDAVKANFNSTIKMLFLCSPNNPTGNLLNREDILKLCSMFNSIVVVDEAYIDFAKDNTLIQDVKNFPNLVILRTFSKAWGLAGIRLGFCIANSEIINFLFKVKAPYNINTLTRYAVLKAIENNKKKDEFVMRLISERERVKFELQKISGINKIFHSDANYLLFTCKNAKRIQKKLADEGIIIRDRSSYRMLEDCLRLSIGTVEENNKFLEAIKKLL; encoded by the coding sequence ATGATTGAAAACTTAGTTAGAGAAAATATCAGGAAGTTGAAACCTTATACTTCAGCGAGAGATCAGTATTCGGAAGGTATCCTGCTTGATGCAAATGAAAATGGATTAGGTACAACAGTTGAAGAATTTGCATTTCTTGAATTAAACAGGTATCCGGATCCCCATCAAAAAGAATTAAAAAAAGCTGTGGGGAATTATTACAATATTCAGAAAGAATCTCTTTTCTTTGGTGTTGGTTCAGATGAAATCATCGATCTTTTGATTAGAATATTTTGTGAACCAACCAAAGACAAAGCAATGATTCTTGATCCAACTTACGGAATGTACAAAGTTGCCTGCGATATAAATAATGTTGAAACCATTTCCATCGATTTGAATCCCGACTTTCAAATTGATTTGGATGCTGTTAAGGCAAACTTTAATTCAACAATTAAAATGTTATTTCTTTGTTCACCAAATAATCCAACTGGAAATCTTTTAAACAGGGAAGACATATTGAAACTATGTTCAATGTTCAATTCAATTGTTGTGGTTGATGAAGCATATATTGACTTTGCAAAAGATAATACGCTAATTCAGGATGTAAAAAATTTTCCTAACCTTGTAATTCTCCGGACTTTTTCTAAAGCCTGGGGCTTGGCAGGGATAAGGCTCGGTTTCTGCATTGCCAATTCGGAAATAATTAATTTCTTGTTTAAAGTGAAAGCACCCTATAACATTAACACGCTTACCCGCTACGCTGTTTTAAAAGCGATTGAAAATAATAAAAAGAAAGACGAATTTGTAATGCGCCTGATTTCTGAAAGAGAAAGAGTTAAATTTGAATTGCAGAAAATATCCGGTATAAATAAAATATTTCATTCTGATGCAAACTATCTTTTATTCACGTGTAAGAATGCAAAACGAATACAGAAAAAATTAGCTGACGAAGGAATAATAATCAGAGACAGAAGCTCTTACCGGATGCTTGAGGATTGCCTGCGTTTATCAATTGGAACAGTAGAAGAGAATAATAAATTTTTGGAAGCAATAAAGAAGTTGTTATGA
- a CDS encoding NAD(P)/FAD-dependent oxidoreductase: protein MDPNYDVIVVGAGPAGSVAARAAAEKGLSVLMLEKDRDVGYPVRCGEAVRKDGIEEFIETDKKWIAAEVNKFSFNPPSGKEVVIEFKESGYILERRIFDYELAKLASRAGAEILTKAYVNDLIFSDGKVSGVKFEHLGELKTATAKIIIAADGVESRVGRWAGIKTFIDFRDMESCVQVTASNIKVNKDTCYFYFGSQFAPHGYLWVFPKGNDIANIGVGVNGAVGKKKSALSFLNDFLESRYPTASILTTVAGGVPCSGTLEKISAPGILLAGDAARQVNPLTGGGIVSGMVGGKLAGNIAAAAILKNNLDHILSYDAAWQEKLGKKHKIYNKLKEGIYNFSDEKFESIAKSFIKVPVEKRTIGSIFRAALFDQPSLLIDVAKVFI from the coding sequence GTGGATCCTAATTATGATGTAATTGTAGTTGGTGCTGGACCTGCGGGATCAGTAGCCGCAAGAGCAGCAGCCGAAAAAGGTTTATCCGTGTTAATGCTTGAGAAAGACAGAGATGTTGGTTATCCTGTGCGCTGTGGTGAAGCTGTTAGAAAAGATGGTATTGAAGAATTTATTGAGACCGATAAAAAATGGATTGCTGCGGAAGTAAATAAATTTTCCTTTAATCCACCCAGTGGAAAAGAAGTTGTTATTGAATTTAAAGAAAGCGGTTATATTCTTGAGCGAAGGATTTTTGATTATGAATTAGCAAAATTAGCTTCCCGAGCCGGTGCTGAAATTCTTACCAAAGCATATGTTAATGATTTAATTTTTAGTGATGGAAAAGTTTCCGGTGTAAAGTTCGAACATCTTGGAGAATTGAAAACCGCAACTGCAAAAATAATAATTGCTGCTGATGGAGTTGAATCGCGTGTTGGAAGATGGGCGGGAATAAAAACTTTTATTGATTTCCGCGATATGGAATCGTGCGTTCAGGTTACTGCATCAAATATTAAAGTTAATAAGGATACTTGTTATTTTTATTTTGGAAGCCAATTTGCTCCACACGGTTATTTGTGGGTTTTTCCAAAAGGAAATGATATTGCCAATATTGGAGTTGGAGTAAATGGAGCCGTTGGTAAAAAGAAATCAGCACTATCTTTTCTAAATGATTTTTTGGAATCCAGATATCCTACTGCTTCAATACTAACAACAGTAGCTGGTGGTGTTCCTTGTTCTGGTACGTTAGAAAAAATTTCTGCACCTGGAATATTGTTGGCTGGTGATGCGGCTCGACAGGTAAATCCACTTACCGGTGGTGGTATTGTTAGTGGAATGGTTGGAGGAAAACTTGCCGGAAATATTGCTGCTGCAGCAATATTAAAAAATAATCTTGATCATATTCTTAGTTATGATGCAGCCTGGCAGGAAAAACTTGGTAAGAAACATAAAATCTATAATAAGCTTAAAGAAGGTATCTACAATTTTTCTGATGAGAAGTTTGAAAGTATAGCAAAATCTTTTATAAAGGTACCGGTTGAAAAAAGAACAATTGGAAGTATTTTTAGAGCTGCTCTTTTTGATCAGCCTTCTTTGTTAATTGATGTTGCAAAGGTGTTTATTTAG
- the hisB gene encoding imidazoleglycerol-phosphate dehydratase HisB codes for MNSSLRTASVNRVTKETDIKIKLSLDGGAKSKIKTGVGFFDHMLEQIAKHANINLNIAVKGDLEVDEHHTVEDVGIALGTALNEALGDKKGIKRYGFFLPMDESIARCAVDLGGRSSLNFKCKFKREKVGDFPTELTEEFFRGLASGLKANIFLRAKGKNDHHKIEAMFKAFAKSLNEACRIDERSEGSLPSTKGVI; via the coding sequence ATCAACAGTTCGTTAAGAACAGCATCCGTAAATCGTGTTACAAAAGAAACAGATATTAAGATAAAACTTTCGCTTGATGGCGGCGCAAAATCGAAAATAAAAACCGGTGTTGGCTTTTTCGATCATATGCTTGAACAGATAGCCAAGCATGCAAATATCAATTTGAACATAGCTGTTAAAGGTGATCTTGAAGTAGACGAACATCATACAGTTGAGGATGTTGGGATTGCACTCGGTACTGCTTTGAACGAAGCGCTTGGTGATAAGAAAGGAATTAAACGCTATGGTTTTTTTCTTCCAATGGATGAATCGATTGCCAGATGTGCAGTTGATCTTGGTGGAAGAAGCAGTTTGAATTTTAAATGCAAATTTAAACGCGAAAAAGTCGGTGACTTTCCAACAGAATTAACCGAAGAATTTTTCAGAGGATTGGCTTCCGGGCTTAAAGCAAATATTTTTTTGCGAGCAAAAGGTAAAAATGATCATCACAAAATTGAAGCAATGTTTAAAGCATTCGCCAAATCGTTGAACGAAGCTTGCAGAATTGATGAACGAAGTGAAGGAAGTCTTCCATCAACAAAAGGAGTTATATGA